Part of the Ornithodoros turicata isolate Travis chromosome 6, ASM3712646v1, whole genome shotgun sequence genome, ACCATATGGTGAGGGCACGGCCTTCATAAACGGGACCTTCACCTCTTGCATAGTACTGCGTACACCGATGCCAGAAATCAAGTGCACGTACAGCAACCGACTTATTGTTTTTCCCCTTGggacgtctgtgtttcttactggaGAGACATTCAGCTGGTACATCGAAAGTAAAACTTCACAGTGCTACATCGCCCTcagtttttctctctctcccgcaaTAAATGATCCGTGTAACATCCCGACAGAAATCTAATCCGGACAATTCTTGAAACAGCCGCGACCGGACATCCTGTGGATACAGATCCTGGGACATCCATGTATGAGGCTCCCAGTGATATCCGACGGATATAGATTTCCGGATATGGACCAGGATCTGtttcggacgtccacaggagaaaGTATTCTGTCTGGGCGATAGGCTGCCTCTTGTGGCATCATCTATACGTCACGTCAatgagcgcgcaggctttcttaTCTGGGAGGTATCCATGAGAGCGAAACCCCGATACGATGAGGGACAAGAAGGGACACGCACTTGCCGCTTGCTACTTTCCTACTTTCCATATTCTTCCAGTATCTATAGCTAGGACGATGAGGCGTGGCACCGGTCGCGGTCATGTGACACTCTACACGGACACCGGACACCTCAGGTCATTGTGTATTTTCATTGCATTACTTTGTTGCATTGCATAAGTTGCACAACAAATGGAAACACTTCCAAAGCCGTCAGAAGTTCCACGACTAAGTGCATTGCCCTATTGTCTGACGCCGCTTTCCAAAGCGGTTTGAAACATGCGGTTCTGTTTTCGGTTTGTTCTCAGTTCTGTTTTCAGCTAGGCTGGCTAGGCCCCGGTTGCGGGGCAACAGTAAATATAAGCTGACAGTGCAGCAGTTAAAGAAAGCGATACGATATCCCAAAGCAATATACGATACAAAGCGATTACGATAGCGTTAGCGTTAATTTCGGCGACAGTCGGCGCTAGTATCGCAGTTAAACATGTAAAATGGCTGAGGCGAGGTAAGTTACTGCGTTCCAAGTACGGGTTAAAAACTGTTTTCATCGTTGTGACACTTTCATTACAAGCCTCGTTAATTGCGAATTTGTTTCACTTGCTGGTAGCAACCCTGACGAAACATCGCCGTGGTGGAACTCCTGGTTGGAGTCTGCAAAGGAAAAGGTAAACACGGATGCTATCTTCAAGAAATCATGGTGTTCAGCATTTGCTGCTACAGAAATAGATGGAGCAGCAGCACGGCTCGGAAGTGCAACAATAGTCCGTTTAACGAGGGATCATCGTAATGACACAGGGGTCGAGGTCGACAGGGATTTGAGTGCACGGGTCCAAAACTACTAGCCCCCTTTCCGATGGACCTTTCGGAACATTCAACTGACGCGCATTTTTTCGTTTTGAACGCTGCTGTTTGAGAGCAGTTTTGGAAATGGAAAACGTGGTAGTAAACACACCGTTCCATGTTAACTGAAACATGCGTGTAATTTGACTCGTAGCTGCTTAATTGTGTGTTGAGGCCACGAGCGTTTCATGCACCTTTTTTGCAGCTATGTATTTGTAAGCCCTCTGATTGAGACTCTTTTGTTTTGCAGTCGACGGCGGCGTACGAGTTTTTCAAGCGTGACCTAACAGAGTTTTCTACCACAGTGCAGCAGGATACTGTCACCGCTGTTTCAAGCACCGCAGCATTTGTTAGAGACAAATTAAGGGTAACATAGCAAGAAACTCGCGTGCATGTCTACTTTGGGTCCGCCATTCGATTTGGACATTTAAATCTACACACCTAAATGGAATTATGCTAAGGTGCATCATAATCCATAATAAACAAGCGGCACTTTATTCAACATATTTGTCCAGAGAGACCAATTTCTCACAGAAAGTTCTGGCAATGGCGACCATATCATCTCCAAATGCGCATTGTTTACCTATCATAGGCTGTGCACACGTCGTTTTCTCCTctgctgaaactttccacaACCAAACTGGTCTCCGGAACAGCTTATGGAACTGAGTGCTGCTTATTTATtctggattacgatgcacctcGCATATTTACTTTCAGGTATGTAGATTTCAATGTTCAAATCGAGTGGCAGACCTAACCTAGAGATGGACCGAAACTCGGTTCTGTGGCCTGCACAGGCAGTGACGCAGTTGTTATTGTAGTTGGATGATGAAGAATCAGTGACGACCAAAGCGAAAGAAGGCATCTCCACTTTAATTGGGACAATTAGCGAAGCCCTGTCACCCTCCTGGGACCCCGCAGATGATGAGCTCTCTGTCATCAAGAACCACGAAATCATCCCGGTTGAACGATGGCAGGTGGGCTTCATTGTTTCTCGCTCAGACTTTTAGGGGAACTACACATTTTGAAAGCACTCACAATGTTAAACTTTTTCGTTTGGGCATTTGTTGTACTCTGAAGGGCTTCCCAATGCCCCCATTACCGCACTAACGAAGTAGCGTTAGAATTTGGTTTAAGTTACGTCGTTTCTCCCGGTTTAACTTTGCAATGAAACTTCTTTGCCAGTTGAGGATGTTGGTCGTTCTAAGAAGGTCGTTCTGCTCATAATTGTCCCTCTCGAATAATCGCTGCACTGTTTCATCACTGGTGAGACTCCTGCTTCTCCACAATCACATGTTCTCATACAGAACGCGTGCTCCCGCGCAAATTGCCGCCGCAAATACTGAACTACAGTTTCCATCTGTCGTTAAAAGGACTCACCAAATGTGGGGAGCCTCGAACACTTTTGTGGAGGCCGGCTCCTTCCGGCTCAGAACTGCTGTTTGTTGCTCAGGCATCACTTCATTCCATCCTGGTGGATCGTAACACGTACTGCCACGAGCCAGACTGTCCCCCTGAGGTGTACGAGAGTTGGCTGGAGACATTCAACTTGGAAGAGCACAAGGAGGAAGTGGCCGAGATCCTGGTCAACTACGACGAGGCCCACCAGTTATACAACGAACTAGTAATGATGGGCACGCGAGGCTCGAGCCACGCCTTGAACGGTTCTTCTCTGTCTAGGTTCCGTCTGCCGTATCCCACGAGGAGTTCTGGGAGAGGTACTTCTTCCGGGTCTTTCAACTGCGGGAGGCCGAGGAAGAACTTGTAAACTCTGTTCAGCAGTCGAGTTCGCGACTCTCTGTCGGAGGTTGGTACGCCGAGAAGACTTTCCTTCTCCGTGTGTCGCTTATTTGCGTGACGTTTCAGATTCCGAGAGCAAGCCCATAGATGTGAGGTGCTCCATCGTACCGCCCAACACACCCAATGTCCCGTCCGCTGAGCAGAGCATTTCCAATTCGCCTACATCCAAGAGTGCGCCTCCCGTTGAACAGCCTGCTGAGCAACCAGAGGGGTCGACAGTATCCAGTGAATCCAACGGAAAAGGTCGGTTGACACAATTGTGAAGTGGCATACAAAATAAACGTATATATGGAGtagaattttttttaaagtctaCTGGAGCGCCCTATACATAAAAGGTTTATTCTTTTCGCCTGCACTGCTTGCACCTCCTGAACTAGTTGAAGGAGTTCAATACTAGTTCAATACTTACTTTTTACAATTTTTGGTTGTGACAGCCACACTTATTGTTTCACTTTCCAGAATTGACTTCAAAGTGACCATGATTCACCAACAGCTCCAGAAAATGCATTTTCAATTTTGCTATTCTTTAGGGAGATGTATCTTGAACCCAAAAATTTTTGGGTGATTTTCGATTATCTGACTGATGAGCAGTGCTGGTTCTGCCCAAAGTAAATTTTTGTAGAAAcctgaaaaaaaagagaggtaTCTAACTGCATTATGCATCCCCACAACAAACAAAACCGAGATCTCTAAGGATGTCGAGAAAAATTAAGTTTGCTTTGTTACTAATCACTTTAGGAAGGGTGCCCTAACTCTGGTTCGGTAGTTTGGTTGAACTCTGGTTCGGTTTGGTCATCTACGAGTGTGACATTTTAAATGAGCCTAGAAAATGTTGTCCCATGGTGCATGTATTCTGCTCATCTGAGAACAATTTTCAGTCTTCTCTGGTTGAGTGAGCTTTGAAGTGTACAGAAAAAAGATAGCTTCCAAAGAGCAACGAGGAAGCCTGTACAACATTGGCAACTTTATCTTTATGGTAACTTTAGCTATTTTGTAATGCAATCTGGTGTGGGTGGGGTCAAGAGTTGTTCATGTGTGAACACCTTTTCTATCAGATCTTAGTGACTGGGAGAAGGACTTTGCGGAGGAGGACATAGCCGATGGGGCAGCGAAGGAGGTAAATAACCTTGGCTCGGGACATTTTCACTTTGCTGCCTTCCGTGCACATTCCTTTCTGCTTACTTTATTTTGTGACCATCAAATGAGAAATTTGAGACCTTAACTTGGCATGTCCAGTCACTATTTTCTTGCATTCTGAGTTCGTAACATGTGGTGTGGTCTCTGAGGTCAGGAACATTTTTCGGTTTGACGGTCGTTCAGGAACTATTGAGCACGCAGTTGAtttaagaaaagaaaacattgtACGTACCGAGGTCAGTGCAAAACGTTTGCAAAGAAGTGCAATCAAACAATGCTCGATGTGTGACCATAAAGTATGGAGCCAGTTCTATTATATAGCAGTTTAGCAGTATATATCAATCGACAAAGCCCAGAAATTTTGGAGAAGCTCGATAGGCTTTGAtttgttgtttcttttcttgCCCAGCTTTTCCGCAGGTTCCTCACATCTGCCATATGAGGGTTACCAAAAGTATGCAAAGTATCTGCGTCCAATAAATGGCTTTGTTCGGATATGACAAAAGGTTTCTTGATCTCCTGCCCCGATTGATAAGATAAAAATATTGAGCGGGAGAAAGTGATGCCATATTGCCGAATGACGCCGTTGGAATGACAGTTTCTCTGTTGCCAAATTGCAGGAACATAACAGAAAGTACCGATTGATTAAAAAGATACAGATTTGAATGAACTGTTGTCATATAGCTGAGTGATTGAAAGCACCTGTGACTGGCACGTTATCGCTGCATGTCTTGTACCTCACCATCCGACAAGCACTCACCACACATCTGGAATTTAAACCAAAGTATTATCCGCACATCTTTCTGCACTTGATAGACGATAGGGAATGGCCTTTTGCAGTGGAATTTGTGCTCCAACGTATCGAGGCATTCCAGTTAACGAGAATTCTTGTTCTGACTAAATCTGGGATTTCTCGGTGGCATAAAAGCTTTTACAGATGCCCTCCACATTGACCAGTGGAACTTGCCATTTCTGTTTGCTGCACATCCTTGGAGAGCTCTGCATtgtgtgtatatgtgtgtgcATATATGCGTAATCCAAATTTGGACAATGACATTTTAGCGCCCACTCTGcgaactcgttggaactgatgTTATTTTTTCCTCACATGGTGGCCTGTCATGATAAAAACCAATCTCTCGAGCAAATGTAGGTTATTTTTCGCTCGCTGTTAGAGAGCTTCCCTCTTTGCACTGATCAAGATGGGTGACCTTGGCATTGGGAACATCCTTTAGAGAAGAAACATGTTTATTTCATGTGCTGCGTGCCAAATCTTGAGGGTCCTCAAAATTATGCCATCAGCTCCTCCTTCGAGAGCCAACGGTTGTCTTGCCGAGATAACAAAGTGACCGAAACAGCGACTTTGGGATGTTTGAGTACAGTTCTCCTTTAGTAAACTGCTAAAAATACCCTACTGCTGGTCATTACCCCCACTAAGCCCCAGGAGCATTTGGTTATTTTTGCGTCGTTGAGCTCGCAATAAAAATTGGACTGCACTTACAATCTTACGTAACAACGCTCCTTATTACAGTATTATGGTTTATTACTACTACCATTTTGTTCTTTACTgttattaaagggaccatgaagagaTCCCAAAAGCCTCTGCAAGTATCTGTAATGCACTCCTAGCCATTAATCCATTCACCATGTGGAGTATGAACCCAACATTGGTTAGAATAATGGAGATATTAACTAAAAACCACGGCCAAAAAAGGCGAATGCTTCATGACGGAGAAACTGGCTGAGACGTCAAAAGCAGGCTACCTTGGCCACTGGTGGGCTAACATTGAATGGATATGGCACAAATAGAATATATTCCAGATAATAGGCCTCCTTGTGAGCCGTTTACCACTGAGAGCCCTGCTTTTGTGGGAATCTCTTCATGGGCCTTTTAAATCCTAAATATGGCCTCCAGACTTAATTTAAAAGCGACACTGATTGCTAAACAATGCAAGAATATGGATCAGACTGTATAGGAATGAATTGCTTTTAGTTTTCCTAACTTGCGAATTTGCATTAATTTGAAGCATTTCACATGACTGACAAAAATTTTGACATCTGCCGCACAACCGTTTACAATGCGGAATAGTTGTCTCGCGGAAACCTCTATTTGCACTAAAGGGACAGTTTTACAAATGCAACAACCGGGCAGAATCTAATTTTGTCTATGTAATGGGAGTTGTAAAATTTactacattggtgcactgcATGGGCCAGAAAACCTGGCCATCACTTTTTGCTTTCACCTCTGTCTGTTGTCAGCTGTCTTCCACTTTGTGGGTGTTCCCTTTCACATAATCTGATGACAACGTAATAAATGTTGGGTTCAGTTCTCTGTAGCGGGCTCGGGTAGAACCCTGGCCTTGTTCCATAAATCTGGATCTGTGGTACCACGCCGTAGTACGTGGGGTGTCATCATACAGCTTATATAAACAGGTGGTCCTACAGGTGGTCATGCACACGTGGCACCGAGACAGGCTTAGCGTACAACAGATGACTACAGCTCTCGAGAGACGCTAGCAAGCAACATCCCAGTTTTTCACCCGTTGATTAAGTTTGTCCACCTGAGAGTTCTTTACCATGCACTGAAATCTTAGCATTCTGACACCGTTCACGGACGATGCAGTTTGGGAAATGCGAACAGATCGCTGGCAGGGTTTGTAGGTAAGCACACACACTGCATACCTGATGAAGATGCCATCAGGTATCTCTGATACACATAAGAATAGGAAATGAATTTCACTATTTTATGGATAGTAGTTATGGCCAGTGAAGCAGTATTACTTAAACTACATTTATTCGCAGCACCACCTTTCGTTTGCATGGAAAAGAATACTGGACGATATCTCACCCAGATCGAATCGCACACACCAGTAGTATTTTTGTTGCTTGTTTTAAAAGATTTCTGTTACGTTATATAAAGGTGAGATTGAAGGACAAATGCAATGTattgaaggaaaaaaaaaaaaggtgtctgGTCCATTTGCTTTGCCTTTATACCTTGGCTGCTTCGTAGCATGTGACACCGTTGCACCACCTGGGAGTCATCCTATGAGAATGGAGAAAGCAAGCAAGCCAGGCGACAGAGTCGTGTTGAATAGGTGAAACAGATTTGTTCGGCGTTTTTAAATTTTATTCCTAtgccttttttgttttattacTTTGACACAATGCCCCTCAAAATTCTGGTGCGGTTTTTATTTCTGGAAACAGCTTGGGTGTGCCACCCCTATTCAATTGGGTGAGTTGTGGCCTTCTGGTTGCCTACCAAAATGGGTTTTGGTAGGCAAATACGTTTGGTTAAATAATGGCTGCTCTAATATGAATTTTTAAAAGTCCCTGTGTCGTTATAAGGAAGCTAAAGTCTGTTTTTCATCTTTTGTGTTTTCAGACTGAAGACGACTGGGAAACCTGGGATTGATAACCTGGGAATCTCTTGTTCATGTTATGGCTGTTTGAGCACAAAAGTTCTGTTTATGTGCATCTAATAAAGTTATTCTCTAGTAATTCCAGTGGTAacaacacatttttttctttgaggAGCGTGCAAATAGAAAATGTTTACCGGTTCTGTCAGGTTAATAATAGTGAGCAAGTAACCTGAATTAGCATTATGTAGCTGTTGCCATTTACTTTTTAATGTCTCGCGTACACAGAATGCACATCTCGAAAGACTCTACAAGACACAGTGTGGATGCCGCAGTAGCTCTCTATGATTATGAGTCTGTTGACTCCAGCCAGCATCATGTAGTCAAAGAGGTCAGGAGAGACTGAAATGTCCCCAATTTGCAAAGGCTAGACAGTCACGTGACGGTGAGAAATTGAGCAAGTGGTGAATATCtaacatgacgaaaacagaTCTAAAAAACACAGGACTACGATGCACCTGCCCTGTCTATATCTTTGTCGtctgttttcgtcatgttaGGCTAGACAGCCCTCACTGCTGCCACATTACAGTGATACAGTCCAATGACATATATCTAACTTGTGACTTTTTCCGGTTAAAtgccagaaaaaaattgagtgcTACGTTTAAATCTGCAACTCCGCATGGAATGGATGCTATTGATACGTTTGGGTGTTAccggttattattattatttttttttacactctGTCTAGCAAGTGGTCACAGTCACAAAGCCCCACTTGTGGCAGCATCAAATGTGCTTCGCACATTGTATTGTTGCATAATACGTGATTGGAATTTGGAGATGAATCGGGTTCAACATGGATTGGTCCAAAATGGATTTGAGGTGGGGGAggaattgggtttaacccaaaaaagtccGACTCCACATATATTAAAGAGAGTACGAGCCCATTACGTGAAAATAGTGATGATGTGCTCCGGTTGTATAACTGCACTCTCTGTGGTGTCGGAAGAATGTTCCACATAATTGCACAGTGACCAGTTCTCCAATGCTGATTCCTGGATATTGGGTGCAGACTTTGTTGTTGTCAGTTTCTCTTTACTGAAACTGTCGTCACACAAGGATGAAGACAGCACGAGACAGGAACAGTGCAGCTTGGAAGCTTGAAGCTTGGCATTGGAGACACTCGGTCGGAAGTTGTAGTTAACGACGCGATATCTACTACACGCCCTCTCCTTGAAGACATTAAGCGCTTCTTCCCCCACATCCACTTGCGAGTCAAACAGATTGCAGTTGTGGGAGTGAGAACGGTGCTCTTTGCTCAGGGAACAGTTGAGGGTACTCGACAGGAAACACTGTTGAGCATAATCGCTTTGGTCCGGTAGACTTTGCTCCGGTGGGCTCTCACTAAAGCCTCCTCTAGGTCGGTAGTCGACGTGTTTGAGGGTGCGAAATGAGTGGCTAGGGCCAACGGTGCTGCGATCCTTCTTCTTTGGCGTCTGCATTCAGAAATGTGCACTCAGTGCTAACATACTTTCGTAAAATTACAAACTCGAAATAAAACCCATTATTTGATTAGTGCGGGACGTTTAATTGTTTAATTTAATGTTTTCTCGCGGGAAGCACCAACTTAGCACATTAACTCAGGAGCAGATCCAGACCCTCactttgggggagggggggttctaTATCGAAGGCACGTAGCGTGGGAGGGGCACATACATCACAATTGCATAGGTACATTAGTGTGCAATGAAATATGCGAACACAATACAAATCCTACATCTGGCACGTGCGCATTTTAAGATTAGATATTTCCCTCGTAATCTGTATTCGGAGGAGGAACATTTTGGCGGTGGTCCTTTAAGGGTGATTTTGACTGAGCTAGCCTGGTGGGTTTTTAAGCATTGGTTAGAATACGAAGTGGTGCTTCAATGACAATAGGTGAAGTAGTAATCTCTAGCAACCATTACCGTGTCCATGACCTTTATCTCATCATCTGTCCTCTTCCGATGGATGCAAATGGGACCACCAGGATGAAAAGAGCTGTAGTACAATGCCATGCAGCACATGCCTGAAAGAGTTCACTTACAGTCACGACCAAACAGCTTTGTTTCTTAAAACACGGCAAAAAGTAACGCCCCCCCCTCgatacacacgcacacacatgagCAATGGGTCTCAAGTAAAAAAACCTTTTTCCATGCATTCAACAGTCAACGTGAGACCGATTCCGATTGACACCACAGTTGGTTACACCTATTTCTCGTAAATCTTCTCCAACGatcaaatataataaaattcGGTCGTTAAAATAAATTTGTCGTCGTTGTTATTGAACAAGTAAGAACAGCGTCACTCGCGCAGCAGACACCTTTTTCTCGCTTTTTGTGCAGAGATCCAATATGTTTACCATTGTGTAACACCCTACTTGTGCATGTCCATAGCCTGCCTGTGTATCGGATTTTATCCTCCAAGAACTTACCGATAAGGAAGCTGCCAAGGATAATCGCGGCAGACGCGACAACGTAGTCCGTCTGCCAGCGCGCAATATAACAGTAAGCCAGAAGGAAGGCCAAGTTCTGCACAAAGATGATAGCGTAGAAGGTGACCACGCGGTGTCTCGATGGTCCCTCTTTGACGTTGAAGAAGCAGAACGTGTAGATGGCACCCACCACAGCGTCGTACACCCGctcctcccagacgttgggGCAGAAGTCCGTCTCTTGTCGGACGACCCACAGGGTCATCCCGATCCAGTGTCCCACTGAGTTGGTATACGAGGTTTGTTTTGCTGTACATATAGGCTCAGTTCTTG contains:
- the LOC135398763 gene encoding BSD domain-containing protein 1-like isoform X3, translated to MAEASNPDETSPWWNSWLESAKEKSTAAYEFFKRDLTEFSTTVQQDTVTAVSSTAAFVRDKLRLDDEESVTTKAKEGISTLIGTISEALSPSWDPADDELSVIKNHEIIPVERWQASLHSILVDRNTYCHEPDCPPEVYESWLETFNLEEHKEEVAEILVNYDEAHQLYNELVPSAVSHEEFWERYFFRVFQLREAEEELVNSVQQSSSRLSVGDSESKPIDVRCSIVPPNTPNVPSAEQSISNSPTSKSAPPVEQPAEQPEGSTVSSESNGKD
- the LOC135398763 gene encoding BSD domain-containing protein 1-like isoform X2 → MAEASNPDETSPWWNSWLESAKEKSTAAYEFFKRDLTEFSTTVQQDTVTAVSSTAAFVRDKLRLDDEESVTTKAKEGISTLIGTISEALSPSWDPADDELSVIKNHEIIPVERWQASLHSILVDRNTYCHEPDCPPEVYESWLETFNLEEHKEEVAEILVNYDEAHQLYNELVPSAVSHEEFWERYFFRVFQLREAEEELVNSVQQSSSRLSVGDSESKPIDVRCSIVPPNTPNVPSAEQSISNSPTSKSAPPVEQPAEQPEGSTVSSESNGKELTSK
- the LOC135398763 gene encoding BSD domain-containing protein 1-like isoform X1, producing MAEASNPDETSPWWNSWLESAKEKSTAAYEFFKRDLTEFSTTVQQDTVTAVSSTAAFVRDKLRLDDEESVTTKAKEGISTLIGTISEALSPSWDPADDELSVIKNHEIIPVERWQASLHSILVDRNTYCHEPDCPPEVYESWLETFNLEEHKEEVAEILVNYDEAHQLYNELVPSAVSHEEFWERYFFRVFQLREAEEELVNSVQQSSSRLSVGDSESKPIDVRCSIVPPNTPNVPSAEQSISNSPTSKSAPPVEQPAEQPEGSTVSSESNGKDLSDWEKDFAEEDIADGAAKETEDDWETWD
- the LOC135398762 gene encoding XK-related protein 7-like — protein: MTARVLNEMCFQNFVYICQLSSCGSKPAFTAFDVLLTVLSIVTFFSDIATDIIVVVHYALSELWVYFGLTLLFVVAPSFIVNLFSLRWHIHDNKNTKLVWTFNCLQLGVLYRYVLYLKTGLRAQRSKNAEDFQDLYQQQSDLCMLRLFDSFLESAPQLVLQLYIMVSYESWNILTGVSAVVSLFSLGWGIAAYGKAMRLYRSDKKRLSWTGLVLQTFWRCGTMTSRVTAMVLFAVACGPWIMLVLLGHWIGMTLWVVRQETDFCPNVWEERVYDAVVGAIYTFCFFNVKEGPSRHRVVTFYAIIFVQNLAFLLAYCYIARWQTDYVVASAAIILGSFLIGMCCMALYYSSFHPGGPICIHRKRTDDEIKVMDTTPKKKDRSTVGPSHSFRTLKHVDYRPRGGFSESPPEQSLPDQSDYAQQCFLSSTLNCSLSKEHRSHSHNCNLFDSQVDVGEEALNVFKERACSRYRVVNYNFRPSVSNAKLQASKLHCSCLVLSSSLCDDSFSKEKLTTTKSAPNIQESALENWSLCNYVEHSSDTTESAVIQPEHIITIFT